The nucleotide window CCGTCCGGCGGGTCTACCTGTTTGGTTCAGTCACCCGGCCGGGAGCATTCAGGCCCGACTCAGATGTGGACATCGGCCTTGAGGGGGCCAATATGGCGCTTTGCTTTGACGTTTGGCGCGAGCTGGAACGAGCCGCACCGGCCTGGAGGCTGGACGTCCGTTCGCTTGAGCCAGAAGATCTATTTACCGAACGCGTGCGCCAGAAAGGGGAGGTGGTTTATGAGCAGCCGGCTTCAGATCCTTAAGTCGGATATGCAAAGTCGTTTCCGCCATCTTTTTCGACATCTCTACCGTTACCATCTGGAAACGGAAGGGGTGCGACAGGCTCTAAAACAAGCGCAACGCCTGCAAGCAGTCTATCGTGAAAACCTGGGCCAATTTATCGCCTTTTTGGATCAGTTGAATCAGGCGGAAGGTTGAAGGTTGGAAGGTGAATTGGGTTCATAGCCTTGGCTCAGAAAATCAGCCTACCGGGGTGTATCAATCGCCTTACTCACAGGAATCAGCCTAAATGTGTGGCATCTGTGGCTTAATTTACACCGAGCGAGCCAGACCTATTGAGGCGAGTCTGGTTGAGGCGATGTGTCGTACAATTACGCATCGTGGCCCGGACGATCAAGGAATATATGTCCAGGGCAATGTGGGCCTGGGGTCGCGCCGTCTCTCCATTATTGACTTAGCGGGAGGAAAACAGCCAATCCATAACGAGGATGAGACGGTTTGGATTGTTTTCAACGGCGAAATCTATAATTACCCTGATCTGACCCGAATGCTGGAACGGCGAGGACACCATTTTTATACCCGCAGCGATACCGAAGCCATTGTTCATGCCTACGAAGAGTTTGGCGACGAATTTCTGCAACATCTGAACGGGATGTTTGCCTTTGCTTTGTGGGACACCAAAAACCAACGGTTGCTGTTGGCTCGTGATCGCACCGGCATTAAACCCCTCTACTATGCCAAATACGACGATGCTCTGATTTTTGGTTCTGAGTTAAAGGCCGTTTTGGCCTATCCCGGCCTGCCGCGGACAATTGACCTGGTTGCGCTCAACGAATATCTCAGCTTTGAGTACGTTCCCACCCCCCGGACAATTTTCCAGGGCATTGCCAAACTGCCGCCGGGACACGCCCTGTCTTTTGCCGAGGGTCAAACCCATATCTGGCAATACTGGGACTTTAATTTGGCCCGCAGTGAGAACATCCAACCGAAGCGACCGGCTGAGTATGAGGCCGAACTTCTGGAGGTATTGCGAGAGGCCGTTTGTAAGGAGATGATCAGCGATGTGCCCATTGGGGTGCTGCTGAGTGGCGGCATTGACTCCAGCGCTGTGGCCGCGCTAATGGCCGAGGCTGCCCCGGGAAAGGTTAAAAGCTTCTCCATTGCCTTTGACGATCCCTCCTTTGACGAATCTCACTATGCCCGCCAGGTGGCCCACCACTTGGGCACCGAGCATCATGAATTGACCCTGACCCCCAACACCATGCTAGACCTGGTGCCCCGCATGGCCGAGTTTCTGGATGAGCCGTTGGGCGATTCCTCAATCATTCCGACCTTTTTGCTGGCTCACTTTACCCGCCAACACGTAAAGGTGGCCCTGGGGGGCGATGGGGGGGACGAGCTCTTTGCCGGTTATTCTACCTTACAGGCGCATCGAGCAGTAGAATACTACGAGCGGCTATTGCCTGGCCCCATCCGCTATCAGTTGGCGCCATGGGTGGTTGACCGGTTGCCTGTTTCTTTTGACAATATTAGTTTCGACTTTAAGGCCCGGCGTTTCATCGCTGGCCGGGGAGTGCCTCCCATTGTGCGCCATCATTTTTGGTTAGGCTCCTTCATTCCGGCCCAAAAACGCCAACTCTTGCAACCCTGGGCCCAGGTGCGGGAGAAGGACACGTATCATATCGCCTTTGAGCACTTGCATAGTTGCCAGGCCAAAGCGTCCCTGAATCAACTGCTGTATTGCGATATGAAGCTATATATGGAAGGCGACATTTTGCCCAAGGTAGACCGGGCCAGCATGGCCAACTCGCTGGAGGTGCGGGTGCCGCTGCTGAACCATACCCTGGTAGAATACACGGCCGGGCTGCCGCACCACCTGAAACTGCACCGCCTGACCACCAAGTATATCCTGCGGCGAGCGCTGCGAGACCAACTGCCAAAAACTATCCTGGAACGGGGGAAAAAGGGTTTTAACATGCCGGTGGCCAAGTGGCTAACCGGCCCGTTGCGCCCCCTGGCCGAAGAGATGTTTTCGACCGAACGTTTACAGCGGCAGGGTTTTTTTGAGCCAACTTACGTGCGCGGCCTGCTAAACGAACACCTGGCTGGGCAGCATGATCATCGTAAGCTGTTATGGACCCTGTTAGTTTTTCAATTGTGGTATGATAGATGGGGAAAAGAATCATGACTCCACTGAAAAAAGTCGGACTTTTAGAAACAGCCACTATATCTGGGCATATAATCGGCCTTCACCTACTATATGCAGTATGGTAATGCGCAAAAGTCCGACTTTTCACCTTTTTTTCAGGAGAGTCAATCATGAAAAAGTCACAAAATGAGGAGCAGATGTTGTTTGTGACTATATACCAGGCCGTTCAGAAAGCAGGAATTAAACTGACAATCACTGTGACATCAATCATATTAACCTTTGTGCTTGTGACCATACCTTTGGAATTGCTGCTTCGGAGCGATTATTCAAAACTCTATTTATTTGGCGTTTATGGCAGTTTGCCTCAAAACCTCGTCTCCTCTTTGCGTAATTCCTTGGGATACCGAGATGTCGAACATGACCTTGAGAAATTGGAAGGCATGACCAGGATCCTGATCCTGGGGGACTCTCTTACTTATGGGGCAGGGGTAGCAGATAACGAGATATATCCTTTTCTCTTGGCTGAGTTAGCTGGCCCGCACGTGGAAATTATCAATATGTCGGTTGGTGGATGGAACACACGTGATGAGCTCAACGCCTTGTACCGGGATGGACTGGCCCTTGCGCCAGATATTGTGGTGGTTGGAGTGGTTACCAATGACCCGGAAACACCTCTCCCCAGATCAATCAGGCGGGGTCCAAAGGAGTGGAGATTTTTTACCCATATTCCTTCGCAGATTCCTCTACTGAGACTAGACACTTTCCGCTTCCTTGATTATCAAATCAATCGTCTTGGTGATCGTTGGGGGCTTAAGTATGGCTATTCTGATTGGGAAGCCGATTTGTACGATCCTGAGGGGCCTTATTGGCCTCGCTGGCAACAGACAGTACGTGAGTTTCGGGAGTTATTGAGATCCCATAACATATTAGCATATGCTTTTATATTGCCCAGTCCAGTTGACTTCAAAACGGCAGAAACTAAAGAGAGTTTCCACACGCTGCTGGCCCAGGAGTTGACCGCCGCCGGGTTCCAGACCGTAGATCTACAGCCCATTTATACACGCGAGTTTGGGGCAATTTCTTATAAGAAGTTGTGGGCGTTGCCCAATGATGGTCATCCAGGCCCGGTTTTGCATGAGTTTTATGCTCGTGAGATTTGGAAGGTTTTGCAGCCGCAAATTGGTACGCCAACACCTGAATTATACCTGCAACTTATTAACTCTTACACCAACGTCGGTCGCCAAGATGCAGCCCTTGATGCCTACCATCGATTATTGGAGTTGAAGCCTGACCTGGCCCAAGGGAAAAACCTGCTGAACAACGGCGGGTTTGAAGAAGGCGTTTGGAATGTTTATCCTATTTCTAAGGCGGCGACTTTTGGCCTCGATCCGAATGTCGGTTACAATGGACGATATAGCGCTTTGATTGAAGGATTGGCCGAGGGACAACACGGCCTGTGGTTTCAGTCGGTGTTGCTTGAGCCGGGCGTTGCCTACCATTTCAGTGCCTGGATCAAAACCCAGAACATTGATATGTTGCAGGTTGATCTGCTACAG belongs to Anaerolineae bacterium and includes:
- a CDS encoding carbohydrate binding domain-containing protein produces the protein MKKSQNEEQMLFVTIYQAVQKAGIKLTITVTSIILTFVLVTIPLELLLRSDYSKLYLFGVYGSLPQNLVSSLRNSLGYRDVEHDLEKLEGMTRILILGDSLTYGAGVADNEIYPFLLAELAGPHVEIINMSVGGWNTRDELNALYRDGLALAPDIVVVGVVTNDPETPLPRSIRRGPKEWRFFTHIPSQIPLLRLDTFRFLDYQINRLGDRWGLKYGYSDWEADLYDPEGPYWPRWQQTVREFRELLRSHNILAYAFILPSPVDFKTAETKESFHTLLAQELTAAGFQTVDLQPIYTREFGAISYKKLWALPNDGHPGPVLHEFYAREIWKVLQPQIGTPTPELYLQLINSYTNVGRQDAALDAYHRLLELKPDLAQGKNLLNNGGFEEGVWNVYPISKAATFGLDPNVGYNGRYSALIEGLAEGQHGLWFQSVLLEPGVAYHFSAWIKTQNIDMLQVDLLQWEDRSTGIRGGSEKSLENRTLDWTYVETIIVAPSSSEIYLAPIVVYNEGKVWVDDVKLVRLS
- the asnB gene encoding asparagine synthase (glutamine-hydrolyzing), yielding MCGICGLIYTERARPIEASLVEAMCRTITHRGPDDQGIYVQGNVGLGSRRLSIIDLAGGKQPIHNEDETVWIVFNGEIYNYPDLTRMLERRGHHFYTRSDTEAIVHAYEEFGDEFLQHLNGMFAFALWDTKNQRLLLARDRTGIKPLYYAKYDDALIFGSELKAVLAYPGLPRTIDLVALNEYLSFEYVPTPRTIFQGIAKLPPGHALSFAEGQTHIWQYWDFNLARSENIQPKRPAEYEAELLEVLREAVCKEMISDVPIGVLLSGGIDSSAVAALMAEAAPGKVKSFSIAFDDPSFDESHYARQVAHHLGTEHHELTLTPNTMLDLVPRMAEFLDEPLGDSSIIPTFLLAHFTRQHVKVALGGDGGDELFAGYSTLQAHRAVEYYERLLPGPIRYQLAPWVVDRLPVSFDNISFDFKARRFIAGRGVPPIVRHHFWLGSFIPAQKRQLLQPWAQVREKDTYHIAFEHLHSCQAKASLNQLLYCDMKLYMEGDILPKVDRASMANSLEVRVPLLNHTLVEYTAGLPHHLKLHRLTTKYILRRALRDQLPKTILERGKKGFNMPVAKWLTGPLRPLAEEMFSTERLQRQGFFEPTYVRGLLNEHLAGQHDHRKLLWTLLVFQLWYDRWGKES
- a CDS encoding nucleotidyltransferase domain-containing protein, with the protein product VRRVYLFGSVTRPGAFRPDSDVDIGLEGANMALCFDVWRELERAAPAWRLDVRSLEPEDLFTERVRQKGEVVYEQPASDP